Genomic DNA from Burkholderia plantarii:
CATGACCGAACCGCCCGCCCCCCTGCCCACCCCGCTGCTCGCCGGCCGTCTCGTCGAATTGCGCCCGCTGCGCCGCGCGCACGCACGCGCGCTGCTGGAGGCGGCGGCCGACGGCAGGCTATGGGATCTGAAGGTGACGGCCGTGCCCGACGCGAGCACCATCGACGCCTACCTCGACAAGGCCCTGCAAGGCGAGCAGGCCGGCACGGTCATGCCGTTCGTGATCGTGCGGCGCGACACGGGCGCCGTGGTCGGCAGCACGCGCTTCTGGAAGATCGATCGCGCGAACCGGAAACTGGAGATCGGCCACACCTGGCTCGCGGCCTCGGCGCAACGCTCGGGCATCAACACGGAGGCGAAGTATCTGCTGCTCGCCCATGCGTTCGAGACGCTCGACTGCGTGCGCGTGCAACTCACGACCGACGAGCTGAACGAGAAGTCGCGGGCCGCGATCCTGCGCATCGGGGCGAAGTTCGAAGGCATCATCCGCCACGAGCGCATCATGCCGGACGGGCGCAAGCGCAACTCGGCGCGCTTCAGCCTGATCGACAGCGAATGGCCGGAAACGAAGGCGATGCTGCGCACCCGGCTCGACCGCCGAATCGCCCGGCCGCCGGATCGCTAGATCGCGGCGGCGAAACCTGGCCGTTGCCGCAGCGCATCACGCGCCGGGATCAGCTCAGCGAGTGGTCGAGCACGAGCGTGCCGCGCCCGGCGAAGCCCTTGATCAGGCCGCGCCGCGCCACCTCGCGAAACGCGGCATGAACGGTGTTCGGATGGAAACCGAGCGAATCGGCGATGGCCTGCTGGCTCGGCAGCCGGTCGCCGGGCCGGAACACGCCGGCGCGGATCGCCTCCTCGATCTGGTCCGCGATCGCGCGCGCGACGTGACCGCGGATACGCGCGAAGTCAGGGCGCCAGTCTTGCGCGAGACGTGGCGCGCGCGATTCGCTGGCGCGGCCGACCATGGTTTCGATGTGTGCTTGCATGCGCTATCCACCTAGTGTGAGTGCCCTTTCACGCCGGCAGGCTCGATGGTTGTCGATCGTCGGCGGCGACGGCCGCGCCGCGCCGACGATGCCGCGATTCTGACATCAAACGGTCGCCCGGTTCCAGCGCCATCGACATCGTCCGGCAACTGTCCCGACGAGCCGGGACGCCGGCGATCCAGGCCGGCGGCGGGCCGTTTTGCTTCACCGCACCATGTCGATGAAAAAGCGGATCAATACGGCATTTTGTGCAGCGCGGCGCAACGACGGCACGCTCGCCATACCGTGCGATCTGTCAGACAAGTGAAAACGGAGCCGCGTTTGCTTCGTTTTAATTTTTTCGGCCACCCCTTTACCGGCGGGCGTTTTCGGCCATCCGTCCGTTTGGAATTCGACATCCATTTACTTGGTGGGCGGTCCGTATCATAGTTTCGCGAAACAAGATTCACCAATAACACTTGGCGCGTACCGACGGAGACATCGATGCTACGCACACATACCTGGGGCCAAGCGGGCACCGATCGCCCGTCATTCCCGCCGGAACGGACAGCGCGCACGAGGCGCTTCACGTCCTTCCTTTCGCCTTCATGGCATCCACATCCGATTATTGTCGGCCGCGGCGTCGCGATTCGCGACGGGCGCGGCGCCTGAACATGCATTCGTAATTCCGGACGCGCAAGCCGGCACGCCCCGCAACCGGGTGCCGTCGGCCACGTACACGGAGATCGCCGGTCGAACCGCCGCAT
This window encodes:
- a CDS encoding GNAT family N-acetyltransferase, producing MTEPPAPLPTPLLAGRLVELRPLRRAHARALLEAAADGRLWDLKVTAVPDASTIDAYLDKALQGEQAGTVMPFVIVRRDTGAVVGSTRFWKIDRANRKLEIGHTWLAASAQRSGINTEAKYLLLAHAFETLDCVRVQLTTDELNEKSRAAILRIGAKFEGIIRHERIMPDGRKRNSARFSLIDSEWPETKAMLRTRLDRRIARPPDR
- a CDS encoding winged helix-turn-helix domain-containing protein encodes the protein MQAHIETMVGRASESRAPRLAQDWRPDFARIRGHVARAIADQIEEAIRAGVFRPGDRLPSQQAIADSLGFHPNTVHAAFREVARRGLIKGFAGRGTLVLDHSLS